In a genomic window of Octopus bimaculoides isolate UCB-OBI-ISO-001 chromosome 25, ASM119413v2, whole genome shotgun sequence:
- the LOC128250753 gene encoding alpha-2-macroglobulin receptor-associated protein-like gives MAKRTAMSKQELENFKEELKSFQQRITKHETLKEMVMQSKEYFDKQVDDGNYPKKHTDLVNKANHYEHVVKKHHNELYHRVDSMIFKHTEL, from the exons ATGGCTAAAAGGACAGCAATGTCTAAGCAGGAACTGGAAAATTTTAAG gaGGAATTAAAATCTTTCCAGCAACGCATCACTAAACATGAGACTCTGAAAGAAATGGTGATGCAGTCGAAAGAGTATTTTGACAAACAAGTTGATGATGGCAATTATCCGAAGAAACACACAGATTTAGTAAACAAGGCAAACCATTATGAACATGTG GTCAAGAAACATCACAATGAACTTTATCATCGAGTGGACAGCATGATATTTAAACACACAGAACTTTAG